The following coding sequences lie in one Mesorhizobium sp. DCY119 genomic window:
- a CDS encoding alkaline phosphatase, whose product MNKFARLSRRAFVASAGAAGIVGATGLAMPFYSRANARPSFTHGVQSGDVDATSGMVWTRTDRPARVMFEVSSTENFANATRLAPLNTLPDGDLTVKRLLTDLASDQDIFYRMTAADLADINTVSEPIVGRFRTAPASKRNIRFAWSGDTAGQGWGIDETGMKTYATMAKHTPDFFLHSGDTIYADGAMTDEVDLKDGTKWKNTVLIDEKRKVAETLDEYRGQWKYNLLDKNVLALNAICPTFFQWDDHEVTNNWSSSKNLMADERYTEKSIALLSARAGRAFHEMTPIRFTPAEPGRVYRKIAYGPLVDVFFLDMRSYRGPNGEAESMLDTLTPDARILGEEQIRWLKRELANSKATWKVIAADMPLGVVVWDNGKDKKGAEAVANGNNGSAKGRELEIADLLRFIKNAGIDNTVWLTADVHYTAAHYYNPDKAQFQDFNPFWEFVSGPLHSGTFGPNDLDMTFGPELKFIKAPSAEQGQNLPPSAGLQFFGLVDIDGASEQLTVRLMDRDDNELYKVTLDPVRAA is encoded by the coding sequence ATGAACAAATTCGCACGCCTTTCCCGCCGCGCTTTCGTCGCGTCGGCAGGTGCCGCCGGCATCGTCGGCGCCACGGGCCTCGCCATGCCCTTCTATTCCCGCGCCAATGCACGGCCGAGCTTCACCCATGGCGTCCAGTCGGGCGATGTCGATGCGACGTCCGGCATGGTGTGGACGCGCACCGACCGTCCGGCGCGCGTGATGTTCGAGGTATCCTCGACCGAGAATTTCGCCAATGCGACCAGGCTTGCGCCGCTCAACACCCTGCCGGACGGCGATCTGACGGTGAAGCGCCTGCTCACCGACCTCGCTTCCGATCAGGACATCTTCTATCGCATGACGGCGGCTGATCTTGCCGATATCAACACCGTGTCCGAGCCGATCGTCGGGCGCTTCCGCACCGCGCCTGCCTCCAAGCGCAATATCCGTTTTGCATGGTCGGGCGATACCGCCGGCCAGGGCTGGGGCATCGACGAGACCGGCATGAAGACCTACGCCACCATGGCCAAGCACACGCCGGACTTCTTCCTGCATTCCGGTGACACGATCTATGCCGATGGCGCGATGACCGACGAGGTCGATCTCAAGGACGGCACCAAGTGGAAGAACACGGTGCTGATCGACGAGAAGCGCAAGGTCGCCGAAACGCTGGACGAGTATCGCGGCCAGTGGAAATACAACCTGCTCGACAAGAACGTGCTGGCGCTGAACGCCATCTGCCCGACCTTCTTCCAGTGGGACGACCACGAGGTCACCAACAACTGGTCGAGCTCGAAGAACCTGATGGCGGACGAGCGCTACACGGAGAAGTCGATCGCGCTGCTTTCGGCCCGCGCCGGCCGCGCCTTCCACGAGATGACGCCTATCCGCTTCACGCCGGCCGAACCCGGCCGTGTCTATCGCAAGATCGCCTATGGCCCGCTGGTCGACGTGTTCTTCCTCGACATGCGCTCCTATCGCGGTCCGAACGGCGAGGCCGAGTCGATGCTCGACACGCTGACGCCGGACGCCCGCATCCTCGGCGAAGAGCAGATCCGCTGGCTGAAGCGCGAACTCGCCAACTCCAAGGCTACATGGAAGGTTATCGCCGCAGACATGCCGCTGGGCGTGGTCGTCTGGGACAATGGCAAGGACAAGAAGGGCGCCGAGGCCGTCGCCAATGGCAACAATGGGTCTGCCAAGGGGCGCGAACTGGAGATCGCCGATCTGCTGCGCTTCATCAAGAATGCCGGCATCGACAACACAGTGTGGCTGACGGCGGACGTGCACTATACGGCTGCCCACTACTACAATCCGGACAAGGCGCAGTTCCAGGACTTCAACCCGTTCTGGGAATTCGTTTCCGGCCCGCTCCACTCCGGCACTTTCGGACCGAATGATCTCGATATGACTTTTGGCCCCGAGCTGAAGTTCATCAAGGCGCCGAGCGCCGAGCAGGGCCAGAACCTGCCGCCATCGGCTGGTCTGCAGTTCTTCGGCCTTGTCGATATCGACGGCGCCAGCGAGCAGCTGACCGTGCGGCTGATGGATCGCGACGACAACGAACTCTACAAGGTGACGCTCGATCCGGTCCGCGCAGCCTGA
- a CDS encoding adenylate/guanylate cyclase domain-containing protein, producing MAAPQLSQAPARRLLSDRNLRTTRLVSGMVLMTFVTMHLLNHALLLISLPAAEAMRPWFLMIWRNPLGTVALYGAVSVHFALALLSLYRKRGLIMPMREIFQIVLGFAIPLMIAEHVIGTRVFHTLTGVEDSYRYVLRSLWVASPVGGVRQSVATIVIWVHGCLGLYFWLRYRHWYPRVAPWLLIVAVLVPVLALLGFVEGGRTIASIGATPPQINAPVIANDRQIKEMLIRSVYLGFGGLLAGVFALRALRAYRERRNLIEVRYSDGHVVRVARGYSVLEASRVGGIPHYAVCGGKGRCSTCRIKVSEGLENLPPPNSVEQATLKRLGADPDVRLACQLRPTGNVSVTPLLVPDRNRLLLPGQPVIPGREREVAVLFCDIRNFTGLADHRLPFDIVFLLNRYFAMVGKAVEQAGGRMDKFIGDGAMALFGVDTTNVEACRQALAAAAAIIRDLEQLNDDLAGEISSPLRVAIGIHAGPAIVGAMGYRDVMGVTAVGDTVNVASRLELAAKEFNATVVVSETVVQLSGLDLSAFDIRDIDIRGRALPLKVRVVPRGATLPIVAQKPAADAA from the coding sequence ATGGCCGCACCGCAATTATCGCAGGCCCCGGCAAGAAGACTACTTTCCGACAGGAATTTGCGGACGACGCGGCTCGTCTCCGGCATGGTGCTGATGACATTCGTCACCATGCACCTGCTCAACCATGCACTCCTGCTGATCTCGCTGCCGGCCGCAGAGGCTATGCGCCCGTGGTTCCTGATGATCTGGCGAAATCCGCTGGGCACCGTCGCCCTCTATGGCGCGGTGTCCGTCCATTTCGCGCTGGCGCTGCTCTCGCTCTACCGCAAGCGCGGGCTCATCATGCCGATGCGCGAGATATTCCAGATCGTTCTCGGCTTCGCAATTCCCCTTATGATTGCTGAGCATGTCATCGGCACGCGGGTTTTCCACACGCTGACCGGCGTCGAGGACAGTTACCGTTATGTCCTGCGATCGCTCTGGGTTGCTTCTCCCGTGGGCGGGGTAAGGCAGTCCGTCGCCACGATCGTCATATGGGTGCATGGCTGCCTCGGTCTCTATTTCTGGTTGCGTTACCGCCATTGGTACCCGCGGGTCGCGCCCTGGCTGCTGATTGTCGCCGTGCTCGTTCCGGTGCTGGCGCTGCTCGGCTTCGTCGAGGGCGGCCGGACCATCGCTTCGATCGGCGCAACGCCGCCACAGATCAACGCGCCGGTCATCGCCAACGACAGGCAGATCAAGGAGATGCTGATCCGAAGCGTCTATCTCGGCTTCGGCGGCCTGCTGGCCGGCGTGTTTGCGCTGCGGGCGCTGCGGGCATATCGGGAAAGGCGCAATCTCATCGAGGTTCGCTATTCCGACGGCCACGTCGTCCGCGTCGCCAGGGGCTACAGCGTTCTGGAAGCAAGCCGCGTCGGCGGCATTCCGCATTATGCCGTCTGCGGCGGCAAGGGACGGTGCTCGACCTGCCGGATCAAGGTTTCCGAAGGGTTGGAAAATCTGCCGCCGCCCAATTCGGTCGAGCAGGCAACGCTCAAGCGGCTCGGCGCCGATCCGGACGTGCGGCTGGCCTGCCAGCTGCGCCCCACCGGCAATGTCAGCGTGACGCCGCTGCTGGTGCCCGATCGCAATCGCCTGCTCCTGCCCGGACAGCCGGTGATACCGGGCCGCGAAAGGGAGGTCGCGGTGCTTTTCTGCGATATCCGCAATTTCACCGGCCTTGCCGACCATCGCCTGCCCTTCGACATCGTCTTTCTGCTCAACCGCTATTTCGCTATGGTCGGAAAGGCAGTCGAGCAGGCCGGCGGCAGGATGGACAAATTCATCGGCGATGGCGCCATGGCCCTGTTCGGCGTCGACACGACCAATGTCGAGGCGTGCCGGCAGGCGCTTGCCGCCGCAGCCGCCATCATCCGGGACCTCGAGCAGCTCAATGACGATCTGGCCGGCGAGATAAGCTCACCGCTTCGGGTCGCGATCGGCATCCATGCCGGCCCGGCGATCGTCGGCGCGATGGGCTACCGCGATGTCATGGGCGTGACGGCGGTCGGCGACACCGTCAATGTCGCCAGCCGGCTGGAACTGGCAGCCAAGGAGTTCAACGCCACGGTCGTCGTCTCCGAAACGGTCGTTCAACTGTCCGGGCTCGACCTGTCCGCATTCGATATCCGCGACATCGACATTCGCGGACGGGCACTGCCGCTCAAGGTGCGCGTCGTGCCTCGGGGCGCTACGCTTCCGATCGTTGCACAGAAGCCTGCCGCCGACGCAGCATAG